A window of Magnolia sinica isolate HGM2019 chromosome 13, MsV1, whole genome shotgun sequence genomic DNA:
gagagaggagataatgactgcaatccccacttcgtatcagtgggtgatcaatatcatcgatcgTCGATGGACTGGGACTCTTAAGTTTGTTACGTTTACCTATCTTTTTTTTATCACTTGCACTTGCACTTTAAGCATCACTTCTGTTTGCatgttaatacaactgagtaactaatatttgggtttcagcatactacctgaatcccaaatttcattataaacgTCGGCTCCATGAGAATTGAGATTTGACGATGGCCGTTCACGAGGCGTTTGAACGATTGTTCCCAGAATCGACAGCGCAAGCAGGTTTCGGTAACCAGGTAATGCAATAAAATTTATTCCTTATAGCCTGTAGAAATATGAGTGATTAGAAATAATGACCTATGAATCCGTGTTTACAATTGTTGCGGTTTAGGGATGCGAGGGGTACCTTCTCATCCGCACTAGCAAAAGCATCGACTGAAACGATGATGCCGTGTgagtatggtaacataattaagtaattgcatttttatttaaacttcaaactaaaacaagttcctcatggatatataggtgagtggtgggcgatgtaCGGAGTCGACACGCCCGCACTGCAGTTATTGGCAGTCCGTGTTCTCACACAGACTGTATCCTTCTCACCTtgtgagaggaattggagcacatggtcactcatacacaccagCAAGAGGAACAGACTAGCATATGAGAAGCTGCAAAAGCTCGTTTACTGTcattacaatatgaagttaagagagagaCAGTTGCGGGTAGACCGAGACATGGAGGAAAATCAAGACCCGTTAGACTTGTTGTCTATAGGTAACATGGCAcagataggtgatgatgatgacccactttatgagtgggtcaaatcAGCTGATTTAGATGATACGGAGGGAGGCCCTGCTCCACAGGTAGCCGAGGGAGCAGCGGCTCTGGGTATCGATGTCGATTAGGTAGTAGAGGAACAGAAGGCGGATACAGACTCCTTTGATCCTTTGGTGAGGAATTCGGCACGTTTCaaagagggtgaggaagcatcttcacggCCCCCTCCTCATCAAGTCGTaatgagtgatgatgatgatgagacttaACCCCCACTTGACACTGGTCCTGGGGACGATGACGACGATGACGGTGATGAGGG
This region includes:
- the LOC131223475 gene encoding uncharacterized protein LOC131223475 — translated: MMPCEWWAMYGVDTPALQLLAVRVLTQTVSFSPCERNWSTWSLIHTSKRNRLAYEKLQKLVYCHYNMKLRERQLRVDRDMEENQDPLDLLSIGNMAQIGDDDDPLYEWVKSADLDDTEGGPAPQVAEGAAALGIDVD